A stretch of DNA from Bacteroidales bacterium:
TGTAAACCTAAAGTCAAAAGTTTATAGGAATAGTGGCTTGTTAAGGTTAAAGTTATTTGTTGAAAGTAAAATTCCCTCGCACCATATTTCGATAAACTCAATATGACGGCTGGCGCACAGTCAGGCATAATACCATCAACCAAACCAGTTGCCCAACCTAAAACCATATAACATATATTCAAATCAAAAATCAATCACGCTCTGGGATGATATTTCATAATAGTATCTCTTAAATATTCGCGGTTGAGATGTAAATAAATTTCGGTGGTAGTAATGGACTCGTGTCCCAGCATTTCCTGTACAGCACGTAAATCGGCGCCACCTTCAATCAGGTGTGTGGCGAAAGAATGGCGAAATGTATGCGGACTAATTTTTTTATGAATCCCTGCTTTTTCAGCAAGTCCTTTGATAATAAGGAATACCATGTTTCGGGTTAATTTATTTCCTCGCCTGTTCAGAAATAAAATATCTTCAGCGCTTTTTTTTACAGGCACATGAACTCTTACATTATCAAGGTAAATGTTGATATGTTTCATGGCAATGCTTCCAATAGGAACTATTCTTTCTTTATCGCCTTTCCCTATGATTTTTATAAATCCTTCTTTAAAAAATAAATTTGAAATCTTCAAATTTACCAGTTCGCTTACACGCAAGCCCGAACTGTAAAGCGTTTCAAGCATTGCCTTGTTTCTTTCTCCTTCGGGTTTGCTCCTGTCGATAGCGCTGATAATATGGTCAATCTCTTCAATGTTAAGCGTGTCGGGAAGTTTACGACCAAGTTTGGGTGATTCCAGAAGCTCAGTAGGGTTTTCTTTAATAATATTTTCAAGTAAAAGGTATTTATAAAATGCTTTAATTCCTGAAATAACACGAGCCTGGGTACGGGCACTCATCCCCAGTTCGTTTACCCATTTTAGAAAATCCTGTAGCTGTTTAAGTTTAATTTCCTCTGGATTGGTTTGTATTCCCTGTATCTCAAAATACTGTGTCAGCTTTTCAATATCACGAATGTAAGCTTCTACTGAATTGTGTGAAAGCGACCTTTCCAGTTGAAGAAAAGCTTTAAATCCTTTTATATATGATTGCCACATCATTGTTTTTCAAAAGTACAGTAAAAAGGGCATTACACAAAGCCTTAACCTGCTTTTAATTAAAAAAATGAAATAAGGTGTTGGTTATTAATAAAAAAGTTTATATTTTTGCACCTCAAAATTTAAAGGTCAGTAAAAATGGGAAAGAAAAGTAAAGAAGCAAGGGTACAGGTTATTTTGGAATGTACCGAACATAAAGCCAGTGGAAAACCGGGCACTTCAAGGTACATTACAACCAAAAATAAAAAGAATACACCCGAAAGGTTGGAAATAAAAAAGTACAACCCTATTTTAAAGAAAATGACTGTTCACAAAGAAATTAAATAATTTAAATCATGGCAAAGAAAGTTGTTGCAACACTGCAAACCAAGTCAGGTAAAGACTTTGCAAAAGTCATCCGTATGGTGAAATCTCCGAAAACAGGTGCATACACCTTTAAGGAAGAAATTGTTCCTAACGATCAGGTAAAAGATTACCTGGCAAAAAAATAATTTTGAATGAAATTATCCCGGTAATCCGGGGAATGAAAAGCTTTTTTCCGGCAAAGAAAAAGGCTTTTTTTTTAACAGCTAAGTAAAATGGGTATTTTTGGTATATTCAATAAAGAAAAAAAAGAAAGCCTCGAGAAAGGTCTCGCTAAAACCAAGGAAAGTGTTTTTGCAAGGATTTCAAAAGCGGTTATCGGTAAATCGAAAGTGGACGATGATGTGCTTGATAACCTTGAGGAAATTCTAATTGCTTCTGATGTGGGTGTTGAAACCACGCTGAAAATCATTGAACGTATTCAGAAACGTGTTGCTGCTGATAAATTCCTGGGCACTTCGGAACTGAACCGCATACTCAGGGAGGAGATAGCAGCAATGCTCGAGGAAAACAATGCTGCTTTATCTGAGAATTTTGAATTGCCTGCAACCGCTAAACCTTATGTTATAATGGTAGTGGGAGTAAATGGTGTAGGTAAAACCACCACGATAGGAAAACTTGCATACCAGTTTAAGAAAGCAGGAAAATCTGTAGTACTTGGCGCTTCTGATACATTTCGTGCAGCAGCTGTCGACCAGCTTACCATTTGGGCAAAGCGTGTAGATGTTCACATTGTATCGCAGGGAATGGGCGCTGATCCTGCATCCGTAGCTTTTGATACGCTTACATCTGCTAAAGCAAAAAATGCAGATGTTGTTATTATTGATACTGCAGGACGACTTCACAATAAAATAAATTTAATGAACGAGCTTTCCAAAATAAGGAAAGTCATGTCGAAAGTTATTCCTGATGCACCTCATGAAGTGCTGCTGGTGCTTGATGCATCTACCGGACAGAATGCTTTTGAACAGGCAAAACAATTCACGCTGGCTACCGATGTGAATGCACTGGCAATAACTAAACTGGATGGTACAGCTAAAGGTGGCGTTGTTATTGGTGTTTCCGACCAGTTTAAAATTCCGGTAAAATATATCGGCGTAGGTGAAAAAATGGAAGACCTCCAGTTATTCGACCGAAAAGAATTTGTTGATTCTTTATTCAGCAATTAAATTTTTATAAGGTCAGGCTTCGATAAACTCAGCCTGACTGTGTGCATCGTCACACTGAGTTCACCGAAGTGGGACATTGAAAAAATATCACTTTGAAAACAAAATCTTTCTCACATATCAAAATCAATGTAATCACGCTGGGTTGTTCTAAAAACCTTGTCGATTCAGAAGTGCTTTTAAAGCAGCTCGATAAAAATAAATTCATTGTTTCGCACGATTCGGAAAAATTGGAGCATGATATTGTAATCATCAATACCTGTGGGTTTATCAATGATGCAAAACAAGAATCGATAGAAACTATTCTGCAGGCTGTTAAAAATAAAAAGCAGGGAAGAATAAAAAAAGTTCTTGTTACCGGTTGCCTCTCGGCGCGCTATCACGATGAATTGAAAAAAGAGATTCCCGAAGTGGATGCATATTTTGGTGTGAACGATTTAAAAGAAATTTTAAATTACCTGGATGCAGATTATAAGAAAGAGCTTATCGGGGAGCGCCATCTGACAACGCCTTCACATTATGCATACCTGAAAATTGCTGAAGGTTGCGACCGGAAATGTTCTTTCTGCGCAATTCCTTTAATACGGGGGAAACATATTTCAAAACCGGTTAAAGATATTGTTAAAGAAGCTACATTGCTTGCAAATAAAGGAGCTAAAGAACTAATACTGATAGCGCAAGACCTGACATATTACGGAATTGATATTTATAAAAAAAGAAAACTTGCTGAATTACTTGAAAAACTTTCCGATATAAAAAATGTGGAATGGATACGTCTGCAATATGCCTATCCTGCTGCATTTCCAATGGATGTTTTGAAAGTAATGCGTGAACGCAAAAACATTTGTAATTATCTTGATATTCCTTTTCAGCATATCAGCGACCGTTTGCTGAAGTCGATGAACAGGGCGATCGATAAAAAAGGAACATTGAAATTAATCGAAAAAATAAAAAAAGAAGTTCCCGGAATTGCTTTGCGAACATCTTTAATTGTGGGTTATCCCGGTGAAACGGAAAAAGATTTTAAAGAATTAATGAATTTTGTGAATGATGTAAAGTTCGACAGGCTGGGTGTTTTCACCTACTCACACGAAGAATCCACAAAAGCATATCAGTTAAAAGATAACATCAGCGCTAAAGTAAAACAGGAAAGAGCCGATGCGTTGATGAAACTCCAGGAAAATATTTCATTAGAAAAAAACGAAGCGTTAATTGGAAAAATATTAAAAGTGATTATCGACAGGAAAGAAAATGAATTCTTTGTAGGCCGCACTGAATATGACTCTCCCGAAGTTGATAATGAAGTTTTAATAAAAGCTCCAGGTAAATCAAAAATAATCGGACAATTAAAAAATGTAAAAATTATCGATGCCGAACCTTTCGATTTATTTGGAGAAATAATCTAAAAAAAATCCTAATTAAAAATGAATATTAATTGAAAATATTCCTAATGGACTTAATCCTGTTGATACCCCATTTGTTTTCGATTCAATTACAACATTAGAATTTGCATATTTATATTTAATGTCAGTTCTGCTAATACAAATATTAAAGGTTGTTTCTGTTGAAATTGAAAATGTTTCACTTATTTGATATTTTAACCCAATTAAAGGGTTAGCTCCACCCATATACGTCTTTTCAATTCGGTCGTTATTATTATTATTATTATTATTATTATTATTATTATTATTATTATTATTATTAGGGTTACTTGAATATGTGTGAATAGCATTATATTTCTCTAAAGATCCTATGATGTCAATACTATACAATAATTGAAGTTTATTAAAATCCCTATGAAATTCATATCCTACACGTGGACGAATTCTTAATGTTTTATTTGTAATTTTATTATCATTATAAACATAGGTGCTTTCTTCATTATTAAAATAAAATGCAGTACCAATTCTTAATGCTCCATTTTTGATATTATGTTTATATACTATCCCGAAATCGTTTATACTCGATAAACTAAAGACATTAAAATATCCTATACATAACTGATTTTTCTTTTCAGTTGATGTTTGTTCGGGTTGTGTGGTTTGTGCGAAAATGCTGGTGCCAGCAAGAAATATTGCAATGATCAAAAAAGTTTTTTTTCATGGTTTGAAATTTAAATTATAAATAATAAATTGGTTGTTTTCTTTTTTAAAAGGCGAAAATTTTACAACTATCATGCCATAATTAAATATGAAATTTTAATAAATGTTATTTTAAATCCGAAATCATAATTCGTATTCGCCTGGGGTGGACTAAAATCTCAAATCTGGAAACTATTCTTTAAATTCCTTTTTACAATCCCTGCAATAATAGGTGTAATTAATATTATTGAAGGATGTAAACGAAAG
This window harbors:
- the xerD gene encoding site-specific tyrosine recombinase XerD, whose amino-acid sequence is MMWQSYIKGFKAFLQLERSLSHNSVEAYIRDIEKLTQYFEIQGIQTNPEEIKLKQLQDFLKWVNELGMSARTQARVISGIKAFYKYLLLENIIKENPTELLESPKLGRKLPDTLNIEEIDHIISAIDRSKPEGERNKAMLETLYSSGLRVSELVNLKISNLFFKEGFIKIIGKGDKERIVPIGSIAMKHINIYLDNVRVHVPVKKSAEDILFLNRRGNKLTRNMVFLIIKGLAEKAGIHKKISPHTFRHSFATHLIEGGADLRAVQEMLGHESITTTEIYLHLNREYLRDTIMKYHPRA
- the rpmG gene encoding 50S ribosomal protein L33, producing MGKKSKEARVQVILECTEHKASGKPGTSRYITTKNKKNTPERLEIKKYNPILKKMTVHKEIK
- a CDS encoding DUF4295 domain-containing protein — translated: MAKKVVATLQTKSGKDFAKVIRMVKSPKTGAYTFKEEIVPNDQVKDYLAKK
- the ftsY gene encoding signal recognition particle-docking protein FtsY, coding for MGIFGIFNKEKKESLEKGLAKTKESVFARISKAVIGKSKVDDDVLDNLEEILIASDVGVETTLKIIERIQKRVAADKFLGTSELNRILREEIAAMLEENNAALSENFELPATAKPYVIMVVGVNGVGKTTTIGKLAYQFKKAGKSVVLGASDTFRAAAVDQLTIWAKRVDVHIVSQGMGADPASVAFDTLTSAKAKNADVVIIDTAGRLHNKINLMNELSKIRKVMSKVIPDAPHEVLLVLDASTGQNAFEQAKQFTLATDVNALAITKLDGTAKGGVVIGVSDQFKIPVKYIGVGEKMEDLQLFDRKEFVDSLFSN
- the rimO gene encoding 30S ribosomal protein S12 methylthiotransferase RimO, translated to MKTKSFSHIKINVITLGCSKNLVDSEVLLKQLDKNKFIVSHDSEKLEHDIVIINTCGFINDAKQESIETILQAVKNKKQGRIKKVLVTGCLSARYHDELKKEIPEVDAYFGVNDLKEILNYLDADYKKELIGERHLTTPSHYAYLKIAEGCDRKCSFCAIPLIRGKHISKPVKDIVKEATLLANKGAKELILIAQDLTYYGIDIYKKRKLAELLEKLSDIKNVEWIRLQYAYPAAFPMDVLKVMRERKNICNYLDIPFQHISDRLLKSMNRAIDKKGTLKLIEKIKKEVPGIALRTSLIVGYPGETEKDFKELMNFVNDVKFDRLGVFTYSHEESTKAYQLKDNISAKVKQERADALMKLQENISLEKNEALIGKILKVIIDRKENEFFVGRTEYDSPEVDNEVLIKAPGKSKIIGQLKNVKIIDAEPFDLFGEII